Proteins encoded by one window of Aspergillus chevalieri M1 DNA, chromosome 6, nearly complete sequence:
- a CDS encoding RTP1/Tango6 family protein (BUSCO:EOG09260RNZ;~COG:S;~EggNog:ENOG410PKWD;~InterPro:IPR019451,IPR016024,IPR039600,IPR019414;~PFAM:PF10363,PF10304), whose product MARDQPTVWPDLKSRGTSLLDIFNSNLPDPASGDAVRSTVIGKALDILSRIHGAFTAEEEKPQVSHETEDVALEDAKRRRMLHALLDLISLEGIYPSLSTGVGIPLQQRVISVLPAGVIAKQSDAPSSGKPHDELLLDHIMLTLSDITLDTRPSIQPVVRGRILSDIISGSLDLAFNSKCISAERRGFYQKVSSRIIEETPSSVLLSTLSAFLQSVTAPWFKVKVSGYISRVPLRQEGVLQTILFVMSQFAPSLGREVQGQASNGPHFTVQAIMHVSRLLSSVPQDMDPVVYFSTIATQLLSLLDGDDQDLKKTASYVVSSGILGKRAYGAPGTIGHTIFVEPLFKALTAELDNSARRWMTTSGDASDDSSGQTLTDGSTLHLAIDRLKTLTLQHPNPGLVKRLVYPILVPLWGLTSFAVEQQQTAIHESVMALLQTYFGISVGVQPLKKLVDHLLWNGGAKWTYGLDSKGQISLKKRDPSHKDQFNVIQLMDSLQSRIEIFVRLLGSDPSSEERTGDIFLYVSETWLVNDSSAQRPLDQLQLPSEKDESEVIFQKLVSAKLAEKLLDNFKDTLSRRPIRVLELIKQIIDSEAGRVSTRTKTKDVSLSSLASIVNKDEEQPESSTEKDSTESLSTAFSLLSTVFASPEFAVSNETRPVLESIKTQLDLLTPHLLSSLTTPATTSSMLLEIHLTSPEHIGAKQTLPNVSDLDTHRQALKHLNSHLPPVQAEGFSLLSNLIKKSSPVLDIPSTLTLLLSIITNETESVANEEFIYLNAIKLIGTLASRHPRTVVKTLVDRYMDKSETATLDQRLKIGESLLRTVQDLGEALTGETGKIIGEAMVSVAGRRGHKPQAQKARREQLEKEQRQQERETRRREKENAMAPGWKVTSASIAEELGKHLQGHEDEDEDEDTEPPKQNAHAANILSAWAAGAQSDEEPDDLRVRASALSILASAVQTNLAGLGPAITFSAVDLALATLTLEPGDEFAILRRASVVLLLDILKALDTARETRGTALGFGFSLSEDPSQGANDPDKGSGSTIGSLPPMLRTLHFVEGRETDSIVRGHIRVLIENLEAWTEKSLLWGIGARETDAEENEPRFELGNRIAGLSVDPLADRSARPKIEEIE is encoded by the exons ATGGCGCGTGATCAACCAACGGTATGGCCGGATTTG AAATCCCGTGGAACTTCTCTTCTGGATATATTCAACAGCAATCTACCGGATCCAGCTTCGGGTGACGCCGTGAGGTCTACTGTTATTGGAAAAGCATTAGACATTCTCTCACGCATCCATGGAGCCTTCacagcagaggaagagaagccaCAAGTCAGCCACGAAACAGAGGATGTTGCTCTAGAAGATGCAAAGCGCCGCCGGATGCTCCATGCACTACTGGATCTCATCTCCTTGGAGGGCATTTACCCATCATTATCAACCGGAGTGGGAATACCTCTCCAGCAGAGAGTGATTTCCGTTTTGCCCGCAGGAGTTATTGCCAAACAGTCTGATGCGCCTTCAAGTGGCAAACCTCATGATGAGTTGCTATTAGACCATATCATGCTCACGCTTTCTGATATTACCCTTGATACAAGGCCTAGCATACAGCCTGTTGTTCGTGGCCGGATCCTCAGCGACATCATCAGCGGGTCGTTGGATTTAGCGTTCAATTCGAAGTGTATATCCGCAGAGAGGAGGGGTTTTTATCAGAAAGTTTCTTCCAGGATCATTGAGGA GACCCCGAGCTCCGTTCTCTTGTCAACGTTATCGGCCTTTCTCCAGTCTGTTACTGCGCCATGGTTCAAGGTAAAAGTCTCCGGCTACATATCCCGCGTTCCTCTGCGCCAGGAAGGTGTCCTGCAGACGATCCTCTTCGTCATGTCCCAATTCGCGCCTTCGCTGGGTCGTGAAGTGCAAGGCCAAGCATCTAACGGACCGCATTTCACCGTGCAGGCCATCATGCACGTCTCCCGGCTACTATCTTCTGTCCCGCAAGACATGGACCCGGTTGTTTACTTTTCTACGATTGCAACTCAACTGTTATCATTGCTTGACGGAGATGACCAGGATCTGAAAAAGACCGCATCATATGTCGTCAGCAGTGGAATTTTGGGCAAACGGGCATACGGGGCACCTGGGACTATAGGGCATACGATATTCGTGGAACCGCTCTTCAAAGCTCTTACGGCAGAACTTGATAATTCTGCCAGACGATGGATGACTACTTCTGGCGATGCAAGTGATGATTCTTCAGGTCAAACTCTCACTGATGGGTCCACGCTACATCTTGCTATCGACAGGCTCAAGACCCTGACGCTCCAGCATCCGAACCCAGGACTCGTGAAGAGACTCGTGTATCCTATACTTGTCCCACTCTGGGGACTAACCTCTTTCGCCGTGGAACAGCAACAAACGGCTATCCATGAGAGCGTTATGGCGTTGCTACAGACATATTTCGGTATTTCTGTAGGAGTGCAGCCGCTCAAGAAACTCGTTGATCACCTCCTATGGAACGGAGGTGCTAAGTGGACATACGGACTGGATTCTAAAGGCCAGATATCGTTGAAAAAGCGCGATCCGTCTCACAAGGATCAATTCAACGTCATCCAACTCATGGATTCGTTACAATCGCGTATCGAGATATTTGTTAGGTTACTAGGATCCGATCCAAGTAGTGAAGAGCGAACTGGAGATATCTTTCTGTACGTGAGTGAGACGTGGCTCGTCAACGACTCCTCGGCACAGCGTCCACTGGATCAATTGCAGCTTCCTTCGGAGAAAGACGAATCGGAAGTTATTTTTCAGAAGTTGGTCAGCGCCAAACTAGCAGAGAAGCTGCTGGATAACTTCAAGGATACCCTCTCCCGTCGTCCTATCCGGGTTCTTGAGCTCATCAAACAGATCATTGACAGCGAAGCTGGTCGGGTATCTACACGGACAAAGACGAAAGATGTGTCTCTTTCATCTTTGGCTAGCATTGTCAACAAAGACGAAGAACAACCAGAATCTTCAACCGAGAAGGACTCGACTGAGTCCCTATCTACAGCATTCAGTCTACTCTCTACCGTCTTCGCCTCTCCAGAATTTGCCGTATCGAACGAAACCCGACCAGTTCTGGAAAGCATCAAAACACAACTAGACCTATTGACACCACACCTACTATCATCACTCACGACACCAGCTACGACATCATCCATGCTACTCGAGATACACCTAACATCCCCAGAGCACATCGGAGCCAAACAAACACTGCCCAACGTCTCCGACCTAGACACCCACCGTCAAGCTCTAAAACACCTCAACTCCCACCTCCCACCAGTCCAAGCAGAAGGTTTCTCATTGCTCTCTAACCTGATCAAGAAATCCTCACCAGTCCTCGATATCCCATCTACCCTGACTCTCCTCCTATCAATCATTACAAATGAAACCGAATCAGTGGCCAACGAGGAGTTCATCTACCTAAACGCAATTAAACTAATCGGCACCCTCGCCTCCCGACACCCCCGCACCGTTGTCAAGACGCTCGTCGACCGATACATGGATAAATCCGAGACCGCGACTCTCGACCAACGGCTGAAAATCGGCGAGTCCCTACTCCGTACCGTTCAGGATCTCGGGGAGGCACTTACAGGCGAAACGGGAAAGATAATAGGTGAAGCTATGGTATCCGTTGCAGGACGACGAGGCCACAAACCGCAAGCACAAAAGGCTCGCAGAGAACAACTTGAAAAGGAACAGCGGCAACAGGAACGTGAAACCCGTCGCAGGGAGAAAGAAAATGCCATGGCACCCGGTTGGAAGGTCACTTCTGCCTCGATCGCGGAAGAACTAGGGAAGCATCTTCAAGGGcacgaagatgaagatgaagatgaagacacCGAACCACCCAAGCAAAACGCCCACGCTGCGAATATCCTCTCCGCTTGGGCAGCGGGTGCCCAGTCGGATGAAGAACCAGACGACCTCCGCGTCCGCGCGTCCGCCCTATCTATCCTCGCATCTGCGGTGCAGACAAACCTTGCAGGCTTAGGTCCAGCAATCACATTTTCGGCTGTGGACCTCGCTCTCGCGACTCTTACTCTAGAACCAGGTGATGAATTCGCGATTCTTCGTCGTGCAAGTGTGGTTCTGCTCCTTGATATCCTCAAGGCTCTCGACACAGCGCGCGAAACACGCGGAACGGCGCTTGGTTTCGGGTTCTCTCTTTCAGAAGATCCTTCCCAGGGTGCTAATGATCCTGATAAGGGCTCTGGGTCCACGATCGGAAGTCTACCGCCTATGCTCCGGACTTTGCATTTTGTGGAGGGTCGTGAGACGGATAGTATTGTCCGGGGCCATATTCGGGTTCTGATTGAGAACCTTGAGGCCTGGACGGAGAAGTCGTTGCTGTGGGGTATTGGGGCACGGGAGACAGATGCGGAGGAAAACGAGCCGAGATTCGAGCTGGGTAATAGGATTGCTGGGTTGAGCGTTGATCCTTTGGCTGATAGGAGTGCACGACCCAAGATCGAGGAGATTGAGTAG